In Mixophyes fleayi isolate aMixFle1 chromosome 3, aMixFle1.hap1, whole genome shotgun sequence, the genomic stretch atgaagtGAAGACATGGCTGTAAAGGACAGAGGGAAGCCAACtagataaaacaatatatttggtGTGAAAGAAATCAAGATCCAGAGGTTTATATAAAATCAGGGTCACCAGAGTCACATTTATGTATAGATCAGGTACATACTCACATACATTCACCAGCTATAGGGCATATAGGGCATCTCATCAGTTGTGGAATAACTCAGATTTAGCTTGAAacaatgtgaaaagaaaaaaaaatgacaagtcTCATATATACGAATTTGTGAGTAACCATATTGAATATAATAGGCCGATTCTCTATTttctacaaataaaataacatatctcattaagcataatacataaaacaacaaatataGTTACAGAAACTAGTGATAATTTTATCCTCACGCTTACAGAAACACTTTAACTCTTGATGGTCTGGCTATGAAGACATACTTTTATGTACTTGAGGGCAGACAACCCCTTAGCTAAATTTATAAACCATTTTAACTTTTTGGGAAAGCATTATAAAAGCCCTGCATATCCTTCactatttaaacatttttgatATTTATGAATTAGAAATGTGCGTGTTTTAGTGATAATAATTATTTGGTTATTAAAAAGGCTGTACTAATCTCGAAGAGGCTCCACTTACCATTTTCCTGTTATCAAAATCTCACTATGGTATAAACACCAATAGCATAAGTGACACCTGCAGGCAATAAAAGGTACTACACTAAACTctgattgtcttttttttttttacagctttgtTAACAATGTTTTGGTAAGATGTTTAAGTCTCATGCCTACATCCAGTCAGTAACTGTGCATGCTGTTGTTTACACAGGCATCGGGGGTGAAGGTAGATAACTCTGTCAACCTCTTGTTCCAAGATATGAAGCTCAAGAAGTCTGGGAAGAAAGCTGTTTTCTTTGGTTTCAGCAGTGATGAGAAATACATCATTGTGGAAGAAGGGAAAGAAATTTTGTCAGACGACTGTGCTAATTTTTTCCCACGTTTGAAAgcactgtttcctgaaaacaaATGTTGTTATGCCTTGCTGGATATTCATTACATTACTGGTGAATCAAAGAAACAAGACCTGATATTTGTTATGTGGTAAGTTAATTGATATTAGTGATAGGAGAACATTTGTCCAATACCTTCTGCATTCTGCCTTTACTCAGTCACACTGCTGAATGCCGGATGGGTTCCGGTGTTTACACTGTTGCATTTTGCTGCTACATTAACATACTGCAGCTCCAGTGCCTGATCGTGATTTAGGCAACCTCGGCTTCTACCTAGGGCCCAGTGGGTACTGAGGGGCCCGGATAGCTTACCCTGTTTTTATatggaagtttttttttatacaaaagttGTGAAAGAAGAGGGTCCAAACCAGTCTCTTACCTGAGGTCCTATGGGGTGTTAATTAGGCTCTGTGCTGCCTTTTTCTAACTCAGCTGTTTCTTGCCTATACAGtcatgccttttccagcatgatggagcaccttgccataaggcaatagcgagaactaagtggctcgggaatcaaaacatcaaaattttgggtccatggccaggaaactccccagaccttaatcccattgaaaacttgtggtcaatgctcaagaggtgggtggacaaacaaaaaccaacaaattctgacaaactccaaacattgattagacaagaataggcggccatcagtcagtatgtggcccagaagttgattgacagcatgccagggtgaattgcagaggtcttcaaaaagaagggtcaacgctgcaaatattgactctttgcataaacttactgtaattgtcaataaaagcctttgacacttataaaatgcttgtaattttacttcagtatacatagcaacatctgagaaaaaggtctaaaacacgGAAGCAGCAAacctgtgaaaaacaatatttgtgtcattcttaaaacttttggccatgactgtacaagtcCATCCCTCACTCTTaggaggagattcaattagaaaaaaatatgtgcGATGTGTCTCCGTAACAGCCGTGGAGACACACCGCGGgtatttttttgtgaaatatctgctaatttttgctcgcagctcaatgGAGCAGAAGCAAAAATGAAAggatttttcattaaaaaatacgCTCATATtaatggtaaaaatgcgcagccgtgatgttctcaggaacatcgcagctaattgaatctcccactTAGTATGGACTGGCTCAATGATGTATGGTCCTTAGTCCAGCCTTCTGATTATCCTGTTATCCACTGGCTGTAAGCCTTCTGCCATGTTTATCCTCCATATTGAACTGCTTTGTagttgattatagctctttgaaatATTATCCATATCAGACATGCATTTGGCCGTGTAAAACCATGCCCACATCAAACAAACATGACCACCACTTTATTCCTTGATGTAGACAATatatcatacctgcctactctcccggaattcccgggaggctcccgaatttcagggagtcctccaggactcccggaagagtaggcaaaactcccgaaatttggcgaaattatcggcagtgaatggaggaacgaggcttaatcatgtcattaagctctgccccctccattcaatgccgtgaatttcccCTTTTTACTGTGCGGGTGGAGCTATGGTGACGTGAAATGTCACCACAccctcctcctgccccatgtcttaaaagtgggcatgtatgcaATATATTTTACTAGACTGTCGTgttaattaaataattacataCACCTGCTGAACCTGTTGATTTTAAAACTTGTTTTGCTGAGCATTAAAGAGTGAACAAAAATATCTTTTGTTTAGGGCCCCAGAGGATGCACCTATCAAGGAAAAATTATTATTTGCAAGCTCAAAACCATATCTAAAACAAGCTTTCTCAGGTATGTGGGGAATAAAATCAAATGGAATTTAACGCCTCTACATTTGCACAGACACACACCCACCGAGCATTGTGATAAAAATCCGCCAGGATAAATACAGATATACCCAGTACCACGGCCCACTCTTACTCTGTTTTCTGAGAAAAGATGTGGCAGGGAATGTGTTCATGGATGGAACTACAAATCAGAATGGATAAGGCAGTGTCAGCATACTAATGCCGATAGCTTTCCCTCCCTGGCATTATTCCAAGCATCAGGCCTACAGAGATATGACTGGGAAAGACTGGAAAATAGCTGAAAAGAGATGAcattagaaaaagtaaaaaatggttttaaaatgCTCATATGAAGCAGGGGGACCATAAAAATCTAGTGGAGATCTCTTACATCCAATGTCACCTAAAGAGTCTGCCTTCAGGGacctgggcagcatggtggctcagtggtagcacttctgcctcacagcactggggtcatgagctcagttcccgaccatggccttatctgtgtggagtttgtatgttctccaagtggttgcgtgggtttcctccgggtgttccgaattcctcccacactccccaaaaaatatatacttgtaggataattggctgctatcaaaaattgaccctagtctgtctttcccactgtctgtgtgtttgtatgttagggaattaagactgtaagctcccatggggtagggactgatgtgaatgagttctctgtacagcgctgtggaatttgtggcgctatataaataaatgatgatgatgacctgcaTAGAGGCAGGAAGAAGCCAGCAGTCTTAGAGGAGGAGCAAACCAGTCAATGTGAATAAAACACTTTTGTCTTTCAATTTATCTGAACTATAAGTATATAAATTATAGAAAAATTAAATCACATATCGGAAATGcttattttctgaaactccaaATACACTATTATGGTGTAGTCATTTTGGGCACAGTGAAGTTGGTCTGAATGTATTCCAGTTTACTTCCTATACATtcaggggcaggagggcatctgccccccaggccggtccatagtgggctacttcgggctggatcactgggccatctgcattttttttccttgaaattttcttaataggctgctgagtcaaggcTTGCCCCagcctaaaatttgccaaccctccgcTGTATACATTCTATGTAATTGTacagtgttttgttttctgtgaaCATTGGAGCTAGTTTTGGAAATGGAACTGCTTTGTGAGAATTGTTTTTGCTGTAAAGTCTCTAATGTTTTTCATTCATTTGCTGTTTTTATTATCATGCAGACTCAACTACAAATACGTTTTTACTGCTTAGGTTACAGCTCAGCCACAGGAATCGACATTGCTTAATTGTGTAGAAAGAAGTTTTTTGCTCAGCAATAACAAAACATTCTCTGTCTTTGTTTAGGAGTCAACAAACAGTGGGAGCTTCACAGTCAAGATGACCTTACTGTTGATCAACTGGCGCAGAAACTGAccagtggcaaaattaaatctttGGAGGGACACCTTTTATAGATGCTCAGTGCCAGTAACAAAATGCCTGCACGTTAACAGCGCTGCCTAAAGTGGAACTAAACCCCCCCCAAACGAAAATCTAAATATGCCATAATAGAGGGTGAACTCTACCTGCTGCATTTCCCCAGTTAACAGATCAGCTCTGTTTACCAAGAATACGATTCACAGATTCTTCACTTGGCGCTGCTCTATTTCTGTGAAGATTTTCCCACATCCCACAAGTCACTGGAGGTCATTTAAGAAGCACATAACATCACCTGCTCAGTGCTTAACTAGCTGTGGCCCTGGGAGGGGGGGTTGGGCAAGGTGAGAGTGCTCCTGTCAAGCTACAGAGTATGTACACCAGTGAGCTTAGGTTTCATACAAATGCATAAATGGGATTTCCTTTTGCTGAGGTAAATTactgaaattaaataaaggaGTAGAGAGTGCTCATTTTTAGGGGCGTTTGTGGATGTCTGAAAGAGCATTTGGCTGTTTCCattctgcaaaaggacttgaattttgcattAGCTCAGAGCTGTAGTTCTCAGGGTCTCGTACCTCTAGGCACATTCAGAGCAATGTAATACAAAACAGTTCAATATCCCCCTCATGATTATTTTCGGTCTTGAATGAGGCTAAGCCAAGCAGCATTTTAGCAGGAAAACGGAACAGCTTTATTCAATGAACTAGTGGCAATAAAGTTGTAGGTTGTTTGCAGAGGTGTCTTACTAGATTGGAGGGTAGATGTGCACCTTGAAGTTGTAAAGACAAGGGGGGAAAAAacctaaactgcaggtttgaaaaagcagaaatgttgcctatagcaaccaatcagattctagctgtcattttgtagagtgtaccaaatacataactagaatctgattggttgctatagacaagatctccacttttttaaacccgcagtttagtaaatataccccaaggagttTCACTGTGTACACTGAGTGTGCTTCCTAAATGACCTCCAATAACTGAAATGTATAATCCATTTACAtttcacactaaaaaaaaaatcatgaaagcCAGTAAGTAAAAGTTGAGATTGTAAATGGAAgtcaatataaaataacaatgtatCACTCTCACTTACATGGGTACCTGCCTTTATATAGAATTTTACCATACATGTTAATTTGGGGGGTTTTGGTCCACCTTAGGCCATGTGCATACTGTAGCATCTTAGTTcaaatattttactataaaacttacagatttttatattttacacaacttagtaatatatatatataaaaatacactgCTTATGGTAGCTTGCAATTATAACATGAATGCACTTGTATagatacaatataacaatataaaagaaaattacTTTTTTGGGCAGTAGAAAATCTAATTTGGAATTGTTACAAAACGATTTTAAGGctgcaaataataaaatacatcatacttgccaactctcccggaatgtccgggagactcacgaaattcgggtcggtctcatggactcccgggagagctggcaagtcccCCGCATCCGGGAATTACATTCCCGAAATtacgcaatttgcggtgaattgcgtcattttggcctcgccccccgtGACAAAACGGTATTTTCGTTGtggaggggcagggccaaaatgacgcatttgccgtgtctcgccccctcccaccctccagtcacgtccATCTCCCAGAAAACACTTGccgaaggttggtaagtatgaaatacatattttaggAGTAGACAGCAACTGGTCCAGCAGTTTAATCTGCTAGATCACAGGCAGGGTGGAAACACTATGTTCTGGCCAACATAGGAGGACATTTAAGACAACTTGTGCAAAGGATAAAGGCAGTGTTAgtcatatcaaccaatcagattctctcttTTGAAAAAgtaccatccacttaacccccatctcctccgctcattctcccttctctcctattgcctcaactggctcctcttgtgcctggtctgtttaaccctccatTAAGATGTAAGcgcgcatgagcagggccctcttccctcctgtctccttacacgttcttctgctctgtgttcattgcatcagcctgcctggagtttctgaagcattggtactttttgtttattgttctgtactgttataccctgtataatctactgtttgtactatgtgcggcgctgcggaagccttgtggcgcctaacaaataaacgataataataataataataataataaagtaaagcaaacatctgattggttgctatgggcaggaGAGTGTCGACCCCCTCTGTACCATGCTCCCAGAGCTTCTGTCACCGGTCTCTCATGCATTAAGAGCACAGTGATTGTTGTGACCATGTAGTCCTTCCTGCAGTGAATTATTATAAAATGCAGCTGGGAGCCGAAGCACTGCGGCCAGGAGTTGAAGTGAGAACCTCGTCTCTATCTCCCCTAGGATGATGAAAGCTGAGACAAGTGTTTTACCTTAGCTCATGTGAGGAACTGCCCTGGCTATAGGCAAATCAAGTTTCCCCATATAAGTCACATGTATGCAGTTTGTGACTCTAGTCAGATTTCCTCTATCGCAGGAATAAAAGATTATGCA encodes the following:
- the DSTN gene encoding destrin, with translation MASGVKVDNSVNLLFQDMKLKKSGKKAVFFGFSSDEKYIIVEEGKEILSDDCANFFPRLKALFPENKCCYALLDIHYITGESKKQDLIFVMWAPEDAPIKEKLLFASSKPYLKQAFSGVNKQWELHSQDDLTVDQLAQKLTSGKIKSLEGHLL